Proteins encoded by one window of Cyclobacteriaceae bacterium:
- a CDS encoding mechanosensitive ion channel family protein, which produces MEDLLQEKYLNNTVQDYAIALAIILGGILVVRLFRNYLLRRLKAWAAKTETSFDDYIITGIEKFGLPILNFIVLYWGIHYLKLSDQISRIVTVATSAVIVYFVVRIVLTIIRKALEAYVLKQENGETKLKQITGIMIVINITVWALGLVFLFDNLGYNVTAIVTGLGIGGIAIALAAQNILGDLFNYFVIFFDRPFEVGDFIVVDDKKGTVEYIGIKTTRLKSLSGEQVVISNSNLTNSRLHNFKRMEQRRIVFQIGVVYGTPLEKLKEIPGIITKILEDEPITTPDRVHFASYGDFSLNFEIVFFVQSADYKQYMDIHQDINFRIYEAFEQRGIEFAFPTQTIHLQKQP; this is translated from the coding sequence ATGGAAGATCTGCTTCAGGAGAAATACTTAAACAATACCGTACAAGACTATGCCATTGCACTTGCCATTATCCTAGGTGGAATACTGGTTGTGCGTTTGTTCCGCAACTACTTGCTCAGGCGTCTGAAGGCGTGGGCTGCTAAAACAGAAACTTCATTTGATGACTACATCATCACCGGAATTGAAAAATTTGGATTGCCCATTCTGAATTTTATTGTGCTCTATTGGGGCATCCACTACCTCAAACTATCCGACCAAATATCGCGAATTGTAACAGTCGCAACCTCTGCGGTTATTGTTTATTTCGTTGTTCGCATTGTACTTACTATTATCCGAAAGGCGCTTGAAGCCTACGTGCTCAAACAAGAAAACGGAGAAACCAAACTCAAGCAGATTACCGGCATCATGATCGTAATCAACATTACGGTTTGGGCGTTAGGCCTGGTGTTTTTGTTCGATAACCTTGGGTATAATGTAACGGCCATTGTCACCGGTTTGGGTATTGGTGGTATCGCAATCGCGCTTGCAGCACAAAATATTCTGGGCGATCTGTTTAACTATTTTGTGATTTTCTTCGACCGTCCTTTTGAAGTTGGCGACTTTATTGTGGTTGATGACAAGAAGGGAACCGTTGAATATATCGGAATTAAAACTACCCGGCTTAAAAGCTTATCAGGCGAACAGGTGGTGATTTCAAACAGCAACTTAACGAATTCAAGACTCCATAATTTTAAGAGGATGGAGCAAAGACGTATTGTATTTCAGATTGGCGTAGTGTACGGAACACCGCTGGAGAAACTGAAGGAGATACCTGGAATTATTACTAAAATTCTGGAAGACGAACCCATCACCACTCCCGATCGTGTGCACTTTGCCAGCTATGGTGATTTTAGTCTAAATTTTGAAATCGTGTTTTTTGTACAGAGTGCTGATTATAAACAGTACATGGACATCCATCAGGACATCAACTTCAGAATTTACGAAGCGTTTGAGCAGCGTGGTATTGAGTTTGCATTCCCAACACAAACCATACACCTGCAAAAACAGCCTTAG